The genome window ACTGGAAGGGCCGGAATACGAGACCATATTTGCCTTCGGGGGGCTGTGTCTGGTTGACAGCATTGAAGAGATTGCCTATCTCAACGACCTTTGCGACAGGCTGGGTATGGACACTATCTCAGCAGGGAATTTGTGCGCCTTCACCATCGAGGCTCGCAAGAGAGCAAAGACAGACTATGAGATCGATTACGGGGACGTTGACGGTATTGCAAAACTGCTCACCATGATTGCCTACAGAGACGGCATAGGAGATATTCTTGCGAGAGGAATCAAGTATGCCGCAAGAGAATGGGCTCTCGAGGATATAGCAGTGCACGTGAAAGGGATGGAGCCTGCAGGTTATGACCCAAGAGTGCTCAAAGGAATGGGGCTGGCATTTGCCACCTCGGACCGCGGCGCCTGCCACTTGAGGACCACCTTCTATAAACCGGAGCTCAGTGGCATGATTGCCCCCGAGCAGATAGAAGGAAAAGCAGAGCTCCTGGTGGATTTTGAGGATCGTCTGACCATTTTCGATGCTCTGATTCTTTGCAGATTTTACCGAGATCTCTATCAATGGGAGATTCTGGGGGAGACTGTTCAGGCAGTCACTGGCCTGAGCCCCGACAAAGAAGCTCTTCGGGCCATTGCTGCGTCAATAGCCAATATCGTTCGACGATTCAACATCAGGGAAGGTCTGCAGCCTGAAGACGATTGGTTGCCCAAGAAGCTTTTCGAGAAGCTCGAGAAAACAGGCCAACAATTAAAGCGTGAAGAGCTGGCCTATATGCGAAAGGAATACTATCGACTTCGTGGTTGGAATGAAGACGGCATCCCTGCATGACTTGCAACAGCCTGGTCGTGTTGAAAGGTTAGATATGATCTTCAGAAAGAGTGACAGTAATTTGCCTGATTATGCCCTGGTTGAACGTCAACAAATGATCAGGGGCCTGGGATATGGTGACGAGGCAATAGACCGCCCTCAGATTGGAGTGGTGAGCAGTTGGGGTGAGATAAATCCTGCAGCTATTCATCTCGATCGAGTGGTAGCATCGGTTAAAGCTGGCATCTGGGCTGGGGGCGGAACGCCGAGAGAGTTTGTCATCAGCTCCATCTGCACCAGTATGGCTGGAAACGACAGCTACCACCTGCCACATAGAGACCTGGTTGCCAGCTACATTGAAACAGTGACCCTGACCAATCTCTTCGATGGACTGGTTCTCGTGCCGATCTGTGACGACGTCATTCCCGGCCACCTCATGGCGGCTGCTCGTTTGAACATACCGGCTGTGGTGCTCACCGGGGGATACATGCAGCTCAATCGTTTCGAAGGAAAAATTATAGATCCACTGGAGGTAGCCCCAGAGTACTATCGGGACTTCAAGGAAGCGAAGCTCAAAGAAGCGGAATTCTGCGAGATAAAAGAGAGGGGATGCCCGGGCATCGGGGCCTGCCCTGTAATGGGTACTGCCAATACAATGGCCGCAATGGTGGAAGCACTGGGGATGTCGCTGCCAGGAAACGCTACCGTGCCGGGTGCGGACTCGAGGCTGCAGCGGATGGCCTTTGCAGCCGGCCAACAGATCATGCGTCTGCTGCACAAGGACATAAGGCCTTCCGACGTGATGCCTCCTGAATCCTTTGACAATGCCATACGCGTTCTTATGGCCATTGGTGGTTCCACAAATGCAGTTTTGCACCTGCAGGCAATCGCTGCAGAATTAGATCTGCATATTGAACTGGATCGATTCAACAAGATCAGCAGATCAACACCATTTATCTGCGATGTTATGCCATCAGGTCCCGGCAAACATTTTCTCGCTGATCTGGATGAAGCCGGCGGCATTACTGCAGTAATGCGGGAACTGCAGCCGCTTCTCGAGACCCGGGTTATGACTGTAACAGGGCGGGTGATGAGGGAGAACCTGGAGAAGGTATCGGGCGGAGATGGCAAAATCATTCATTCACTAGACAAGCCCATTGATAATGAAGGAGGACTCATTTTTTTGAGGGGCAATCTGGCTCCGAAGGGGGCCCTTGTGAAAAAGGCTGCTGTGCCAACGGCAATGCTGCAACACCAGGGGGCGGCCAGGATATTCCCTGATGAGCAATCTGCCTGTGACGCTCTGATTGCCGACGGCATATCAGCAGGTGAGATCGTTGTAGTCAGATACGTCGGCCCGAAAGGCGATCCGGGGATGAGACTCTTGCAGCGTTTCCTCTGGATTCTTTCAGCGAAAGGATTGCAAGACCGGATTGCCTTCATAACTGATGGCAGGTTATCGGGAACGAACAGGGGTTGTGCAGTGGCTCACATCGCTCCGGAAGCTGCAGAAGGCGGTCCTCTGGCTGTGCTTCAGGACGGCGACATCGTTGAGATCGACATCCCTAATGAGAAGCTGAATGTGTTGATTTCTCCTGAAGAAATGACGAGAAGACTCGAGCTCTGGACTCCTCCACAGAAAAAGATAGCCAGAGGCTATCTGGGAATCTATTCGAGATTAGCCAAATCAGCCGACAGGGGCGCTGCCCTGGACTACTGAAGGGAGCAAACCCGAAGAGCGACGCAACCCGAGGTCGAGAAAAAAAGCATTGCGCGTGCACACCAGTTCGCCAGTATTCATGCCATATGGGCATGCACCTGGGGAGATCATTGTTGCAGGTTTTTCTTCGAGGCGAGTAGGGTGTGGCGGGTTGAGAACAGGGCCGGAGAGGAGGTGCAGGCAATATCAGGCCCGGCTGAGAACAAAAAGCTTGCCGAAAGAACCCCAGCAAGTGAGTCGATAGGGTGATTTTGCCGAAAATGGCAACTATTTTGCCCACTTATTGCAAGTACTTCTGAGGAGCACAAGGAGGTTATCATGTCTACACGGGTGAGAAAAAAAGGCTCAGCGTTTAGAATTTTCGTGACCGGGATCATTCTGGTGGTCGGATGTGCTCTTGTGGCAGCTCCTGCTTTTGCCAAAGGCAAATACAGGACCTACAAAGAATACGTGGCTTCCCTGCCGAAAGGATGTGAGCCGGTGCCGCAAGAATGCTTTGAAAAAGCCGTGGCAGGCAAGACATTTGCCATGTACGACTGGGCTGCCTGGTGGCCTGAAGAATTATACAAGGATTTTGAGAAGGAATTTGGAATCAAGATTGTCAGAGACAACTACCCGAATCTCGATGAAGCTCTGGCAAAATTTCGCTTGAATCCAAAAACGGCCTATGACTATTGGCTCACAAATCCGAAATCACTCTGGTACATGAGAAACTGGAACATTCTGGAAAAAATAAATCATGACTGGATACCAAATGTGAACCGTTATCTGGCGAAGGATATCAAGAATGCCAGCTGGGATCCAGGCTATAACTACTCGGTGTTGACTACACTCGGCTACGACGCATATGTGATAAATACTAATTTTATCAACAAGAATGATCCTCGTATTCCCTCCTGGAAATTTCTTTTTGAAGGATGGGATGTATACAAAGACAAGCTGATCATGCGCAACGAAATGAACCGGGTTATTGGCAACACACTGAAATACCTGGGTTATTCACTCAATTCAACAAATCCGCAGGAATTGAAACAAGCAGAAGAAGCTCTTCTCCGTCTGAAACCTCACATAATGGCTTTTGATTCCTGGCCCAAGAGAGCGGTTATGGCCCAGGAAGTCTGGATCATTGAAGGGGTGGTTCACGATTATCAGACCCTGGGCAATCTGATAGGACCCAAGAACCCCTTCTACGTTGCCTATCCCCCCAATGGCTGCCTGCTCTCACCCATGCTGATTGTAATTCCCAAAGGAGGCAGCAATCCAGCAGCAACTCACCTGTTCATTAACTATCTTTATCGGCCCGAGAATTTTGCCAAACTGATCAATACAGTCGCTTACGGTCATGGCCATGCCGCAATTGACAGTCTTCTCACTGCTCAAGTGAAGGTCTGGATGACGCCTCCGAAGGGATACAGAGAAAAATGTGAAGTCCTCTCTCCACAAGCTTTCACGGGAGAGGGTGAAAAGCTGCGGGCGAAGATCTGGGAAAAACTGAAATAGCTGGAACGAAATGGCGGGGAGGGCACAAGGCTCTCCCGCCAGATGATGGGCGGTCTTTGCCCGGATGTTTCATGTAGCACGCCACGGCCTGAGAACGGCAGCGGATCTGGACGTCCTCCTGGTCACCTCGAATCTTGCTCCTACGAACTGTGTCCAATATATCTAGAGTGCAGTTCCACTGTGGAAGGGGGCGGCATTGCCATGGAACATCTATTTTCACCAGCTCAAAGCAGCCGGGTTGGTGAAATACTGGATCAAGGCTGCGGGCCCAAATTGGCAGGTGAATATCATCGCCCTCTGTGACCACAGCAACCGTATCATGGAAGCAAAGATCTTCTGTAATCAGGGCGAATTGGATGTCATCTCCTGAAGCGGCCTCCAGGACCAAGAAAGGACAGGGAAAAAAGTGAAATTGTTTCTCAGAAGAAAAGTCAATTTTCTTATTCTGCCGACATTGGGACCAATTTCACTCTGGATTGCTCTCTTTGTGTTTG of Deltaproteobacteria bacterium contains these proteins:
- a CDS encoding dihydroxy-acid dehydratase, which produces MIFRKSDSNLPDYALVERQQMIRGLGYGDEAIDRPQIGVVSSWGEINPAAIHLDRVVASVKAGIWAGGGTPREFVISSICTSMAGNDSYHLPHRDLVASYIETVTLTNLFDGLVLVPICDDVIPGHLMAAARLNIPAVVLTGGYMQLNRFEGKIIDPLEVAPEYYRDFKEAKLKEAEFCEIKERGCPGIGACPVMGTANTMAAMVEALGMSLPGNATVPGADSRLQRMAFAAGQQIMRLLHKDIRPSDVMPPESFDNAIRVLMAIGGSTNAVLHLQAIAAELDLHIELDRFNKISRSTPFICDVMPSGPGKHFLADLDEAGGITAVMRELQPLLETRVMTVTGRVMRENLEKVSGGDGKIIHSLDKPIDNEGGLIFLRGNLAPKGALVKKAAVPTAMLQHQGAARIFPDEQSACDALIADGISAGEIVVVRYVGPKGDPGMRLLQRFLWILSAKGLQDRIAFITDGRLSGTNRGCAVAHIAPEAAEGGPLAVLQDGDIVEIDIPNEKLNVLISPEEMTRRLELWTPPQKKIARGYLGIYSRLAKSADRGAALDY
- a CDS encoding extracellular solute-binding protein, with the translated sequence MSTRVRKKGSAFRIFVTGIILVVGCALVAAPAFAKGKYRTYKEYVASLPKGCEPVPQECFEKAVAGKTFAMYDWAAWWPEELYKDFEKEFGIKIVRDNYPNLDEALAKFRLNPKTAYDYWLTNPKSLWYMRNWNILEKINHDWIPNVNRYLAKDIKNASWDPGYNYSVLTTLGYDAYVINTNFINKNDPRIPSWKFLFEGWDVYKDKLIMRNEMNRVIGNTLKYLGYSLNSTNPQELKQAEEALLRLKPHIMAFDSWPKRAVMAQEVWIIEGVVHDYQTLGNLIGPKNPFYVAYPPNGCLLSPMLIVIPKGGSNPAATHLFINYLYRPENFAKLINTVAYGHGHAAIDSLLTAQVKVWMTPPKGYREKCEVLSPQAFTGEGEKLRAKIWEKLK